Genomic segment of Perognathus longimembris pacificus isolate PPM17 chromosome 11, ASM2315922v1, whole genome shotgun sequence:
catagagaaatgagaatggccaagagacatatgaaaaaatactctatatcactggccataaaagaaatgcaaatcaaaacaacattgagattccatctcaccccagtaagaatgtcatatatcaagaaaactaacaataacaattgttggaggggatgtggccaaaagggaaccctacttcattgttggtgggaatgtaaactggttcagccactctggcaagcagtatggagattcctcagaaggctaaatatagaactcccctatgacccagcagccccacttttgggtatctatccaaaagaccacaaacaaaatcacagtaatgtcaccagcacaatgttcatcgcagcacaatttgtcatagcgagaatctggaaccaacccagatgcccctcagtagacgaatggatcaggaaaatgtggtacatatacacaatggaattttatgcctctatcagaaagaatgacattgtcccatttgtaaggaaatggaaggacttggaaaaaattatactaagtgaagtgagccagacccaatgagtacatttctttttgaacagtgtcatcttctccttcattctctcctagttGTTCCTTTCCCAACTTCCCTACCCCCGAAGTgacacagttcatttccaacactgtGTCTAGTGGATGTCACTGTtaaattggttcatcctttgttccactgtttctgtgctccccccctccccaaatcagctACACTTATACAcaggacaaagggtacagaaatgttgttttgattctcatttcttttatggccacagaTGTTGAagatttcttcatatgtctattggccattttatttcttctttggagaagtttctttttaagtctttagcctatttattaatggggctgttgtttctttgaggatttgttttagggggtttaattttttgagctctaagtatattttagatatgaggcccttttctGATTCATAGCTAGTAAAGATGTCCCatgctgtgggctttctatttatcttgccatgcagaagctctgcaatcccatgtatccagcctttctttgattagttGGGTTTCTacatctttacttaggaagtttctacCTATGCCAAGGAAGCTTAGTGTTTCCCATATCCCTTCCATAATATTTTCTGGGTGTctagtcttacattgaggtctttgatctttGTGGAAgtaattctggtgcagggtgatatataaggatctaactttagtttttgttttttgttttttttggccagtcctgggccttggactcagggcctgagcactgtccctggcttcttcccactcaaggctagcactctgccacttgagccacagcgccgcttctggccgttttctggatatgtggtgctggggaatcgaacctagggcctcgtgtatccaaggcaggcactcttgccactaggctatatccccagcccctaactttaGTTTTGCATGTGTATAGCCAGTTCTGCCGTCACCATTTTTTGAAGAAgcagtctttcttccatcctctgtTTTTCactccttcatcaaagattaggTGCTTTTTAGGTCTGCAGgttgatttctgggtcttctattctattctattggtcttcaggcctgtactATGGTTtcgtagtagagtttgaagtttggtattgatattcctccagcactgttcttcctgctaagaattatttttgctattcagggtcttctattattccatatgaatttttatattgtttcttcTATATTATTGAATAATTCTTATAGctattgcattgaacttgtagatagctttgggccaTATTTCCATATTCATGTCAATCCTCCTAAaccaggagtatgggaggttttaCCACTTCTTTAAATctgctttagtttcctttttagatttttttaaaagttttcattatagatatctttcacatctttggttaagttaattcctgtgttttttccttttttgaggctattacaaaaggaattgctttcctgatttcagctccactcttctcattgttggtatAAAGGAAAGCTCCTGAGTTTTCTATGTTGattttatcctgctactttgccaaagtttggatcagctCATGTAATATGGAAGAGGAATATATGGGTCATGTGAtttgcaaagagggagagtttcacttctttttttcctattttgagcccgtttatgtttgtctcttgctttattgttctgtctaggaattccaatactataCTGAAGAGTGGAGGGAGTGGACAACCTTGTCTGGTTCCTGATGttgaggaaatggttttaacttttcaccattaagtataatgctggctgtaCATTTGTCagatacagcctttattatattgaggattATTCCATGGACTCCTAGCTTCTTCAGAGTTTTTATCATAAAGGGGTCTTGGaccttgtcaaatgcttttctaAATCCATTGAGATAATCAGATGGTGTTGTCCTTCCTGCTGTTGATGtgctgaattacattaattgacttgtgtagaTTGAAACTGctctgcatccctggaatgaagcTCGTTTGATcacagtgtatgatttttttggttagttgttttATTCGGTTGAccagaattttattgataagttttgcatcaatgttgaTCTAAGAAatgggtctgtagttctctttctttgatgagtctctAATCTGgctttgggatgagagttatgcTGACTTCATGTGATCTTTTGGTTTCTGtctcattgaagagtttgaggaatattggaatgagttctcctttgaaggctTTATAGAATTTGGCTGTGCATCCATcttgtcctgggcttttcttggataggaggTCTCttcttgccatttctatttcattacttgtatGGGTctatttaattgttttaaatcttcttggtttagtttgggtatATCCATGTTTGCTAGggattcttctatttcttccacATTCTCCAATTTGTTAGTATGaaggtttgcaaagtatttcCTTATAATGTTCTGgatcttatttgtttttgtcatgATGTTCCTGCTCAAgttcttcaattttatttatttgaacacGTCTTTTATCTTGGTgagatttgctaagggtctgccaattttgctattttttttcaaagaacatactctttgttttgttgattatcTCTACGGTTTTAGTGTTCTATAATTCATTTAtctctgatttaattttatttattagtttcCATCTACTGGTTTGGGGGTTGGCTTGTTCCTTTTCTTCAAGGACTTTAAGGTGTGTCATTAAATTGTGGATTTGATATTTCTCCATTTTGTTGATGTAGGCTTTCAGAgctacaaattttcctctgagtactgccttagTTGTGTCCCAGAGGACCTgatattttgtgtgttcatttttgttaaagtccataaatgtttgaatttgcattctgatctcttcaatgacccactggtgattcaacaatgtgttttttttgtctctatgaGTTAGAATATTTTCTATGCTGGCCTTTGGTGTTAAGCTCTAATGTTATTTTGTTGTATTCTTACAACAGACATCTCTGTGAAAAAGCAGAGTTTTAGAGTTCCATCAAGCTATCCATGTTCAGAAATTCACACCAAGTAAAGTATAATTATACAGAGATTAataccaaagaagaaaattataagcAGCCTGCATAAGAAGACAGCTTTAAGCACCTGCCAGCAGCAGCGGTCCAGGGAGAGTGCTTCAGCAGAGGTGGCAGCAGCAGTGACAGAGTGTTGTGGGCTATTCATTCACCTCCAGTGTGAATTTAAAGACCAGGAACTGGAATCCATGCACCAGACAGCCACAGACAGCCACAGAGACAGCTTGTCATATCACACACAGTCCAAAACACCAAGGGAAAGTGTGAGTATCCCACAAAAGACATCCTCTTTCCGTCCCAGAGAACAGCATCTGGAAGGAATCCCTCCCCTACCCGAGAAGAACAGCATCTGTGAAAGTGGCAGAGTCTGCTAGACCACCTGGCTGGAAACACTTGCTGGAGAAGCACCTACATTTTTGAAGAAGGCCAAGGAATCTGATATCTTTACACCTCCCTTCTCTGGTGGGCCCAGGGGGAGACAGCCCCACCCTTGGGGGTTGGGCCAGCACAGGGGGAGGTGGGCCCACCCAAGGGGGGCAGACCCACTCAGGGAGAGGCAGTCCGCCCACCTCAgcagcaaacaaaaacaagctcagCCTTCCAGCTATATTCTTATTTCTAAGGGCTACTAcctaacattttaaataaatgacaaaGTTTGCAGATATAGATTATTAAAATGGTTGAAGAGATAAGGCAGCATTTTCAAGACTTGtctaaaataaagatgaaatattttgtttatttgtatttttaaataaattattaagatatttttatttgctgaTTAAATTTGCCTTTGACAAATACAAGAAAAactcatttttagtcatcttGGATTGCACTACTGATTTCCAAAACAAATGTATGGTTGAATCTATATAAGCCTGAACTGGGTTCCTAGTGAAATTAAAATATGTCACATAGTCCTAGGTTTGAGAATGAACATAAAAGAGAACATGGTCTGTGAATAACACAGCATACACTGCAAGTGGAACCATCTCTGTTGCTAAGACTCCACTTTGTTATGAATCATTCACTATCTCTGTTAACATTGTCACTCATGAAGGTATCAGAGAAATGTTCATTGCAGTCTTATGTGAATGAATTTCCAGGGAAAGGTTTGAGGGTATGACTTCTTCATGGACATCACACTAGAGGACTTAAAAATTGAGAAATGCTTTGGGTCGGTGTATCAAAATGAGTAGGCTGAAAAAGCAGTGACAGTAGCAGTAATAGATTCCCACTGAGTGACAATGAATCATCGAAAATCAGTAGAATATGTGAAAGGGGAGAGCACAAGTCACTAGTTACCACTATGGCCTTTGTGGAGGTAGATGATAGAACATAAGGGAGAGGTTGCTGAAAATAGAAGCATATGGTGACCATGACCTATTAAGTCAGATCCTAGAGGACCTTAAATGATAGACCTTAAATGATGAGTCTTTTTCCTTTACTGAGTCCCTGATTTACTAGCTGGCTATGTTCTCCTCACCTACCTAAATCCTCCTCGTCATCTCAGTCCCACTTATCCCTTGCTGCATTATCTCTTTGACTCTCCTTCATTAATAGCTGCTATCTATTCTGCAAGGAAATCCAAAGGCAATCCCAATTTCTTTATCCTGGGTTTAGACAATATTGTATAATACCACCAATAACCATTGGATCTTCTTATGATATAATTGCTGACAAAATGAATTGTGATAGAATTACTGGTGCCCCATGCTTTAACCAGATCACCAAGGACTTTCACCACTTTCAAAAAGATTTCCCTTAACCAATACTGAAAACAGTCATTTTCCTATATGGACAACCTGAAACTATCTACTGCTCAGCTCCAGCGGGCTCTTCATCCCTGTTTTCATGAAGTGATCACTTGTTTGTATATTGGAGAACTATCTCTATTTTTCATGTGGCTGAATTTGAAGACTTTATATTCTCTCAGCTTGTACCCAGTATTTAATGGGATCCAGAATTTTAACTGTAGTGATTGGGAGTGCTGCTGTACTTTATCCTGTCTAGAGAATCTTCGAAGAGGCTATTTGAAGTTAGCACATCCTGTCAGGAAAGTTTTCGACCTACAGCCCTGCACAGAGCATCTTTGACCTCTTTGTTCCTCAGGGTATACACTACGGGGTTAAGGAGGGGGGTAATTATAGTGTAGGTCACAGAGATCAGTTGGTCCTCATCTCTGCTGTTTTCTGTCTTAGGTTTGAGGTAGGCAATGGAGGCACAGCCATAGTGGATAATGACTACAGTGATATGAGAAGCACAAGTGGCAAAGGCCTTCTTCCTGCCCTCTGCAGAGGCAATCTTGAGGATGGTGGAGATGATGAGTACATAGGAGATAAAAACCAAGCCCATGGGAATCAAGATCACTAACACACTGATGATCAAAGTCAGGAACTCATTCACAGTGGTGTCAATGCAGGAAAGCTTCATCACAGGTCGGATGTCACAGAAGAAGTGGCCCACCTTGGTGGCACAGAAAGGGAGCCTGAACACAGCTGACACCTGTGTCATTGCCACAACTAGACCAATGCTGCAGGCCCCGCACACCAGCTGGAGACACACCCTCTTGTTCATGATGACTGAGTACCTTAAAGGGTTACAAATAGCCACGTAGCGATCATACCCCATTGCTGTCAGCAGGAAGCAATTGTTGATGGCCAAAGTGATAAAGAAGAACATCTGAGTGGCACAACCTGCCAAGGAGATGGGCTGAGTCAGGCTTACGAGGTTGACAAGCATCCTAGGTATAATGACAAGTGTGTACACAGTCTCAGAGGCTGATAGCAtgctgaggaagaagtacatgggagtATGGAGGTGACGGTCGAGGCTAATGATGGTCACAATGGTGACGTTGCCCGCCAGGGTTAGTATGTACAGTGTAAGAAACACAACAAAGAGTGTGAGCTGGTGTTCGTGGAAGTTGGAGAAACCCTGAAAAATGAACTCACTCACCAGTGTGTGATTCCCTTTCTTCATGAAATCATACATAGTTTATCTATGAAAGAAAGAAGTGTGTAAGGATTCTAGatgagtaatttctttttgtCAAATAGTTGATAGGGTAAATACCTGTGGTTAATCTACCACAGGTTCttcttattttatattcatattcatagtTACTTATTTGGGGAGTAGACATTTGAAAAAAGGTTCTTTTCtaagtaagaagaaaatatacataGCTTTCAGAGATACTAAACTCTAAAAGGAACATATAAACTCATTATTTCTTTTACCATGTGCTATTTTATCTTGAACATCCCTAGGGCAAGTTTCTTTATCTTTCTGTGGATATAGTGATGATAATATCACAGAACTATTGATAGAACTGTTTGTGTTATGAAGTACAAAACATTGAGAATTAAAGTCAATTGATGAATTTAAGTGATTGGTGTCATGCAAATCCCAGGCCTTGTGGCTACCTAATTCCTGAGCTTCTAGAATTTGGGTGGATGTCTTGCTGCTGTGACTCACAGCCCTTTCAATTCAACTTATTTTTACTCTGATGCCGCTGCTTCTCTGCCTTCCATTTATTTTCCCTAGATAccacttatttttttcaaagacaaacaagGCTTGTTCTCGATAAAAAGCATTTTCCCCTTATCCCTTACCCTCAGGTCTACATGTCCTTGTTTGTCTACCTGTTGTTCTTCGGAGTTGTACAGAACTATTTTTATTGCAGGCATATCACACTGCTGTTATAATTATAaaacatattcatatacattACTTGAGTtgtgttaccccccccccccacaatcccCAGTGGACCAGTCAGGATGGATTGCTTTTTCTCCTCCAATGGAGAATCTGATTTCTGCTATGTTTAGGCATTTCTCAGATATGTAGGTATCAAAAGGACtaaaccaggactcaaactcatgcCTCTGATTCCCTGTGATTATTCCTCCCAGTACACCATTGTGTACTGTAGAACTGTCCTGCTCACAGCTACACAGGAACCAGGCATTCCCACTCTTTATGACTGCAAGGTGGCCACACCAATGTAGGATGTATCCTGAAATGGTCATTTCACATCACTGCTCCTTAATAAAAATTACCCATTAGAAAGCAAAATGCTGGCACCGCATGGTGAGGTTCTCTCCAAAGAACAGAAGGCATAAGTGTTTTTAACCTCTGTCTTGTTTTCCCTGATGCCCCTGACAGTCACAAATAACTAAATTATCGAGCTAAAATTTAACACTGGAATTATAACATTACAACACTAGAGGAAAACATAACATCACTAACATATAATTGGAAAATATACTGATAATGCGACTTTTCCACTAGCCTTTACCCAACTACTAAGTGACACAATTATGTAATAGGTTAGCTGTATTAAAAAAGACAAATTCAGTAACAGAATGATGGAGTTGTTTCAAAAGTGCATTTTGCTGGAAGTAAAGCAAATGAGTTATGAAATGATTTATTATTGGCTAAATTTCAAAGGTAGACTTACCTAGTACTTTTGAATTATGTTTAATTTAACCATTTTTCATAAATATACCACTTTTCATAGAACAAATCTATAAAAGGTAGTTAAAAGACACTAACATACAGTTGAACTTAATTCGTCAGTGCATGATATGAAAGGGAATATGTGttgcaaaaaaaagtaaatcttacATGAGATATGAGAGATCATTTCTTATTAGGGAAAATTGTTTGACCTTGATGTGCATGGCATGGTAAGTAACTGTAAACAAGCTTTATGAAGCTTTATACACCATGCTACTGTGGACTATGAATTTTCCGAGACAGAATACAGACAAGGGAACATAGGTGGTAAGTAGTAGAATCATTGTTTATTACTGTTTTAGCAGAGATATCCTTTAATCCTTGGAAGTAATGATTTATTGGGATAAATACTTGGGAGCTATAGACAAAGGAAGAAGAGCAAATATTCCTAGACACCAGAGTGGTTTCCAGCTTAGTAAAATTGGATCCTTACTTGTATTTTATTCCTCATATGGCGCCAGTGAAGATTTTGTCTGAATTCTCACTTCTCTCCCAGCAAATCTATGGCACAACAGAAAAATTGAGGTAGAGGTCAGAGATGTGATGCGTCCATGAATCAGAAGAGTTCACAAATATAGATCATGAAGAAGAGGCATTGGAAGGTGGAGATTCCATCTGCGATTGTGTCAGTCAAGaatggaaagagaagggaaaaatacAAGGGGCCCTTTGGATACAAGATAGTCCCTGCAGTTGGAGAGGAGCTTTTGATATCAATGGAAGGTTCTCCAAGGAGCAGCCTGAGACTCCACCCGGGATAAGGTAACAGTGGATAGCTCTCGCCAGGGGACCTCGTTACATGTGGACCACATTTACCTGATCTCATGCGTTTGTGCTCTAGGAGTCTTGAGGCcattttcacagtaaatagaaaCAGCCATGGCTTACTttgcaagttgtttttttttttttaataaatgtactATTTTTATACAGTTGGGCCTTGGAAAACCATGGTTACAAGCTCAAATGAACTGAGAGACAAGCCATTTTCTTGGTTCCAGGGAACTATGCAACTCTCCCTATAGTCAAGAACATCTTTCTGCATCACAAGCtgggttggttttatttttccttctctctgaatgaaaaggaaaatggatttttttttctagagcaaTTAAAAATGtgagattaaaaatttaaaagacagcAGAAACTTCTGGAGAAGGCCAGGAGACCACCGAATCTCTAAACAGTTTGAGCTAGGATGTCATGCACAGCGACCATTGTTTAAGAGCAAATGGTTCACTGCACTAAGCTTCATAAGCCACCTCTGGCTTTCCTGCTCCAGTCCCAGGTCCTTCATCCTTCCAGGCAGAATTTTACTCTGTTCTTAGTTTAATGTCCATTTCTTTACCAAATCTGGCCAAATCTCCTCCTAGTTACCACACTTGGCAAAAAATGAAGTACCTGTGTGTGTCATGACAAACATAAAATGCTCCTAGACTcattctttttacttatttttattcccttatcttctttctcttctgaatTTGTGATgacctttaaatttagaaaatcattAAATGATAAAAGTTTATAACAAACTTAAAAATGTTATTAACATTTGCTCATATCTCAGTAAGCTTCAGACACCTCTGAAATGAAACACTATCCAAACTAGGTTTTTTAGAAAACTCACATGCTTTAATTAAATGATCATTGATAGAGTTAGTTTCCCATCTTTTTGGTGATTGTAGCTGAGTAGTATTTTTATAAGCATTACAATCTGCTCTTTTGGGAGGTCAAGTATGCATTGACAGGTACACCTTTTTGTATAAACCTGTTGATTAAGAGCAATTCTCTTTCTCTGCTCTAAGAAGGGAGCTAAGTTACCATAACTTGGAGCTACTTTCTTTGGAAACACCAATAAGTCCTGAGATAGAAAGGTTCCCCCTCAAATGGAAGTGGATATAAATCCCCCCATTGCAACAGAGTCAATTAGGACAGAAATAGGACAGAGGTTGCTTTGAATTGCAAAAGTTTGAGTTCTCTctccctcaaaaaattaaaagttcatcTTGCAGTTCAATGTACCAAGACCTTTATTTCTCAGTGAAGGACCTCTTATGTTTcatgaatttaaaaatcaaacaatgcAAAAGCCTATGTTTATAAATGATCAGGACAAGCTCTATTAAGGAGGTTGATGGCCAAATGATCTCCAGTTCCTGGCCAGCAGAATTCTGAAGGTCTAGCTGCATGAACAAGTGAAAGGATTGTATACTCTGACTCAAATCATCCATATGCACTAGCTGTCCATATTCAAAGTTGTTTCTTTTGGAAATCCAGCTGTTCCAGTCATCTATTACAAACCATCCTGAACAACAATATTTCTATTgtgcttgctttccttttctctcctatcTCTTATTATTCATCAATTTTCAGTCAGTGTCTACATTCTATCTTCCCATG
This window contains:
- the LOC125359732 gene encoding olfactory receptor 10J1; the protein is MKKGNHTLVSEFIFQGFSNFHEHQLTLFVVFLTLYILTLAGNVTIVTIISLDRHLHTPMYFFLSMLSASETVYTLVIIPRMLVNLVSLTQPISLAGCATQMFFFITLAINNCFLLTAMGYDRYVAICNPLRYSVIMNKRVCLQLVCGACSIGLVVAMTQVSAVFRLPFCATKVGHFFCDIRPVMKLSCIDTTVNEFLTLIISVLVILIPMGLVFISYVLIISTILKIASAEGRKKAFATCASHITVVIIHYGCASIAYLKPKTENSRDEDQLISVTYTIITPLLNPVVYTLRNKEVKDALCRAVGRKLS